The Pseudoalteromonas sp. N1230-9 genome segment ATACAAGTAGCTTTGACAGGAATACACATTATGACAACAACAAAAGTAACAGCCCTGAAGACATTAACTGCATCAGCAGTACTTTGTGCGCTGACAGGCACAGCACACGCAGCCACCATAGGTAATACTGATATCACCTATGGCGGTTATGTAAAACTCGATGCAATGTGGAGTGATTACTCATCAGGTATCCCTGATGGTTCAAGCGTTGGTCGCGATTTTTACGTGCCAAGTACGACTCCTGTTGGACCTGATACAGACAATGATGCTGTCTTTGATATGCATGCTCGCCAATCTCGCTTCAACTTTGGTACCGCAACCAAATTAGATAACGGAAAAACGATAAATACAAAAATTGAGATCGACTTTTTAGCATCTGCACCAGGTGGTAATGAGCGCGTTACTAATTCATATGCACCACGTATCCGACAAGCCTATGTCACGTATGACGGTTGGTTATTCGGTCAAGCATGGTCGAACTTCCAAAACGTAGGAGCTCTTCCAGAAACCCTTGATTTTGTTGGCCCAGCAGAAGGTACTGTGTTTGCTCGCCAAGCTCAGGCAAGATACACAACGGGTAGTTGGTCTTTTTCAATCGAAAACCCTGAAAGTACCATTACCACTCAAGGTGGTGCTCGCGTAGCAACCGATGATGCCGCAATGCCTGATTTTACAGCCCGTTATACTCACAAAGCGGACTGGGGTGAGTTAGTTGTGACAGGTCTTGCACGCCAATTAACCTATAAAAAGAATGGTATTGATGCCGATGAGTCTTCATTTGGTATTAGCGCGTCTGGTAAAGTAAACTTTGGTCAAAACAACCTTAAATTTATGCTTACACAGGGTTCAGGCTTAGGTCGCTACGTGGGGTTAAATGTTGCTCATGGTGCCGTGCTTGATGGTGATGATCTTGATGCCATTGATTCAACATCAGGCTTTATTGCCTATCAGCAACATTGGAATAGCCAATGGCGTTCAACTTTCCTTTATTCATTCTTCTCTGCTGACAATAATAGTGACTTATTTGCAATCTCTGGCGACCCTACAGAAACGAGTCAAAGCTATAGTGCAAACATCTTATACTCACCTGTTAAAAAGCTTACGTTTGGTGTTGAATATAAACATGCTGAGCGTGAACTAGAAAGTGGCACAGATGGCGATATGGATCGTTTGCAGTTCTCTGCAAAATACGTTTTTTAATCCCTAATCAGTTTTACTTCCTGAAGCGGCCTCGGCCGCTTTTTTTGTTTATTTTAAGCCAACACCGACAAACCTAATTGCAAACCATTTTCATTTAGATTACATTACGCATTAATTTACAATCTGAATTGAACTATTTGGGAATTTGCATGTCATCAACTAAATTTTTGCGCCTTTCACAATTGAGCTTAGTGACTTCAGCACTATTAAGTGGTCACGCTTTCGCTGCACAAGAAAAAGAACAACCTATTGAAAAAATAGCTGTTTATGGTCAGCACCATAAAAACTACATCACTGAAGAAGCGCAATCTGCAACAAAACTTGGGCTAACAATAAAAGAAACTCCCCAGTCTATCTCTGTTGTATCTCGTGCATTAATGAATGACTTTTCACTTGATGATCTGAACTCAGTTCTTGAAAGTACACCAGGTGTCACTGTTGAGCAAATTGAAACTGATCGTACCTACTTTAAAGCACGTGGTTTTGAGATAACAAACTTTCAGGTTAACGGCATGGGTATGCCACAAGACAACGGCTCTATCCAGGGAACTTTAGATACTTCAATTTTCGATAGCGTTGAAATTGTCCGCGGCGCCAATGGTTTAATGACAGGTGCAGGTAACCCGTCTGCAACTGTTAATATGGTTTTAAAACGCCCAACTTATCAAACACAAGTCAATGCATCTGTATCGTACGGCTCTTGGGATAGCAAACGCTTAGAGCTTGATGCATCAACTGCACTAAATGAAAATCACGCTGTGCGTGCTGTATTTACCAAACATAAAGCAGAGTCTTATCTTGACCGCTATGAGCAAGATAAAACAATTTACTACCTTGCTTACGAAGGCCAATTGACAGATAGCACGGTAGTAACAGCTAACTATGTTAACCAGAAAAAAGATGCAGATAGCCCATTATGGGGTGCACTCCCTCTTTATTATAGCGATGGCTCAGCAACTAACTTTGATGAATCAACCAGTACAGCATCTGACTGGTCTTACTGGAACAACACAACAGAGCAGTTGTTCTTATCAATTGAACAAGCAATTACGAATACTTGGTTCTTAAAAGCAAGCTATGCCCACTTAGAAAATGAGCAAGATTCAGAGCTTTTTTATGTCTATAAAACACCTGATAGAGAAACAGGTTTAGGCTTAATTGGTTACGCAAGCGAGTATGACCATAAAGATAAGCACGATATTTTAGATATCTATGCAACAGGTAAGTTTAATTTATTTGGCATGGAGCACGACCTATCGTTTGGTGTAAATCAAGCGGATATGGATAACGATGATATGTCTCTTTATGATAATGAAAATGGCTTCCCTCGCATGCCTGAACTAGGGGGTTGGGATGGCACAGCACCCACACCGACATTTGATGATGGTTTAACAGGTGCTGATATTACAAGCCGTCAGCGTTCTGCTTATATTTCTACACGAATTCGTGCCACAGACTCACTGAGTTTCTTAGCGGGTGTTAGCCATGTAAACTGGGAAACTGAGGGCGAGTCATATGGAAAAGCGAAAGATAAAGACAGTGATCAAACTGTACCTTATTACGGTGTAGTGTATGACATTAACGAACGTTTCTCTACATATGCAAGCTACACAGAAACTTTTGTACCACAAACAGAGCGTGATATTAACGGAGATTACCTAGATCCAATCACAGGTAAAAGCAGCGAAATCGGCTTGAAAGCACAATTACTTGATGACAACTTATTCGTCACCTTTGCGTATTTCGATGCTAAGCAAGAAGGCCTAGCTATCGCTGTTCCTGGTTCTCAACCAGATGACACACGCTACTATGGTGCAGATGGTATCAATAGTGACGGTTTTGAAATAGAAATGAGTGGCCGACTCAGCGACACGCTTAGTGCTAGCTTTAGCTATAGTAACTTAAATATCGATGGTGATGAATTAGTAAAAGATTACACACCAGAGAATCAAGTTAAACTTGCTTTAACCCAGAAAGTACCTCAAATAGATGGCCTAACCTTTGGTTTAAATTACCAATGGCAGGATGACACGCAACGTGTGCAACCGACACAACCTTCAGGTGTGGTGCCGGTTACAAAACAAGATGCCTATGGCTTACTAAACCTGATGGCAACCTATGACATTAATGATAATGTGAGTGTTAACTTTAATATCAACAACGTAACCAATGAGAAATACCTTCACAGCTTGTTCTGGGAGCAAGGTTACTACGGTGCACCACGCGGTTATGCTATGTCATTAAACTGGCAGCTATAATCTAACTTTAGCGTTTTTAATAATCCTATTAAACGCGCTATAAAATCGCAGCTACGCTCCCGTAGCTGCGGGTTTACCCCGCGACAACCCAAAAAAGCCCAAGCTAAAGCGCGATACAAAATCGCGACTACGCCATCTTGTAGCAGCGGGTTTACCTCGCAACAATCCAAACACAACTAAACCTTAAGCGCGATACAAAGTCGCGACTACGCCACCTTGTAGCAGCGGGTTAACCCCGCGACAACCCAAAAGTAACTCAAGCTAAAGCGAGATATAAAATCGCAACTACGCCACCTTGTAGCAGAGGGTAACCCCGCGACCAATCAAATAAACAACACGCGACCACAGACTATTTCAACCATAAAAAAACCGCTACACAGGGTAGCGGCTTTCTTTTGTTAAGTGCGGGTCAAATCACGCTTAACGATACTCTTTAAAACGATTTATAGCTCATCTTCTGCGATTAAGCCTGCATCTTCACCATCTTCTGGTTGTACAGTGGCTTGCAGTAATAGCATCTCGCGTAGTTTGCCTTCGATTTCATCTGCGATCTCAGGGTTATCTTTTAAGAACTTAATTGAGTTAGCTTTACCTTGGCCGACTTTATTACCATTATAGCTGTACCAAGCACCTGACTTTTCAACAAGTTTATGCTTAACACCTAAATCAATTAGCTCGCCATGTTTAGAGATACCTTCACCGTACATAATGATGAATTCAGCCTGTTTAAATGGCGGCGCAACTTTATTCTTAACGATTTTCACGCGGGTTTCATTACCAACAACTTCGTCACCTTCTTTCACTGAACCGATGCGACGAATATCTAAACGTACTGAAGCGTAAAACTTAAGTGCATTACCACCCGTAGTTGTTTCTGGGTTACCAAACATAACACCAATTTTCATACGGATTTGGTTGATGAAAATACACAGTGTATTTGAGCGTTTAATATTACCCGTTAACTTACGAAGTGCTTGCGACATTAAGCGAGCTTGTAAGCCCATGTGTGAATCACCCATGTCGCCTTCAATTTCAGCTTTTGGTGTCAGTGCAGCAACCGAGTCAACAATCACTACATCTACAGCACTTGAACGTACTAACATGTCACAAATTTCTAATGCTTGTTCACCCGTATCTGGTTGAGAAACAAGTAACTCATCAATGTTTACACCTAGTTTTTGTGCGTATACAGGATCAAGTGCATGCTCAGCATCAACGAACGCACATGTTTTACCTTGCTTTTGAGCTTGAGCGATAACTTGTAAAGTAAGCGTTGTTTTACCTGATGATTCAGGACCATATACTTCAACGATACGGCCTGTCGGTAAACCACCTATACCTAACGCAATATCAATACCAAGTGAACCTGTCGAGATAGCTTCAATATCAAGGGCTTTATTATCACCCAATTTCATAATTGAACCTTTACCAAATTGACGTTCAATTTGTGATAAAGCAGCGTCCAACGCTTTTTGTTTGTTATCGTTCATTCTGTTCTCCAAATCCGGCTAATGCAGACAGTATACTGTATGAAATCACAGTATCAAGCTAATTTTCTGATTTTATCAATTCAATTACTTTTTCTATAGCATAAACAATAGCTTGCTCTCTAACATTTGCTCTATTCCCAGAAAAAACCTGCTTGCTCGAATAGTTTTTCCCTGCAAAATGAATACAAAACCACACTAATCCCACGGGCTTATCCAGTGTTGCACCTCCAGGGCCTGCAATGCCAGAAACAGCAATCGCAATATCAGCTTTTGCTGCTTTTGCAGCTCCCGGTGCCATTTCAAGGACCGTTTGTTCACTTACGGCACCGTAGGTGTTTAATGTTTGCTCGTTAACACCAAGTAGTTCATGCTTTGCCTGATTGCTGTAGGTAACAAAAGCACGGTCAATATAATTAGAACTTCCAGGCGTATCTGTAAGCGCATAACTCACCCCCCCACCCGTACATGATTCAGCGGTAGTGATCCATAAGCGTTTATCCGTTAAAATAGCTCCTAATTTCGCAGCAAGTGTTTTAATCTCTTGATGTAATTCCATATTCAGCCTTTGGGTAAGTACATGTCGTTTGATCTTTATGCACCGCACACTATAAAACAACAAACCCCTATGATGCAGCAGTATCTTAAAATAAAAGCAGAGCATCGAGATATTTTGTTGTTTTATCGAATGGGTGACTTTTATGAACTGTTTTTTGATGATGCCAAACGTGCCGCACAATTACTTGATATTTCTCAAACTCACCGCGGCAAAGCCGGTGGTGCTCCAATCCCAATGGCCGGTGTCCCTTATCACGCTGTAGAAAACTACCTAGCCCGCTTAGTGCAAATGGGCGAATCCGTTGCTATTTGTGAACAAATAGGCGACCCTGCGACAAGTAAAGGCCCTGTAGAGCGCAAAGTTGTGCGCATTGTTACGCCTGGCACAATTTCTGATGAAGCCTTACTGCAAGAACGTCAAGACAACTTATTAACGAGTGTGTGGCAAAGCAACAAGGGTGTTTACGGAATAGCTTACCTTGATATCAATTCAGGGCGCTTTAATATTCTTGAAGTCAATACTGATGAAGCATTTAGCTCAACATTACAACGTTTAGCGCCTGCTGAGCTGCTTTATAGTGAAACATTTGCAAATGTACACCTAATTGAGCATATAAAAGGCGCGCGTCGACGCCCTGAGTGGGAATTTGATTTAGATACTGCCCAACACTTATTGTGCGACCAATTTGGTACTAAGGATTTAGTAGGGTTTGGAGTCGATAAAGCTCATAACGCACTCATTGCTGCTGGGTGTTTAATGCAATATGTTAAGGATACTCAGCGCATTGCCCTGCCCCATATTCGTGCCATTACTCTTGAACAAAATGAGCACGCAGTGATCCTCGACGCTGCAACTCGTAAAAATTTAGAGCTCACGGTGAATCTTTCTGGCGGCTACGAAAACACCCTCGCGCAAGTGCTTGATAGAACAGCAACAGCAATGGGTTCTCGCTTACTAAAACGCCGTATTCACACTCCAGTGCGCAGCAAAACTGAGCTTAACTCTCGTCTCAATGCGATAAGTGCGATTATTGATGCACAACTATGCGGTGAGCTACAAGAGTCATTAAAGCAAATTGGTGATATTGAACGTGTTATTGCTCGCTTAGCACTTTGCACTGCAAGACCCCGTGATTTAACGCGCTTGCGCAGCGCTTTGCAAGCTTTGGCACCACTGCACGAACTACTAATGGATGCCAACAATCCACGTATTAGTCAGATCATCGCAAACTCGCAACAATTGCCTGAACTGCAGGATTTACTAGAACGTGCTGTTATAGAAACTCCGCCTGTACTTATTCGTGATGGTGGCGTTATTGCCCCAGGTTATAATAGTGAACTTGATGAATGGCGTGCACTGAGCCAAGGTGCGACTGATATTCTTGAAAAACTTGAAGAGCGTGAACGTGAACGCACAGGTATTAGTACGCTTAAAATTGGCTATAACAAAGTACATGGTTTTTTTATTGAAGTTAGCCGTGCCAATTCACATTTAGTGCCTGCGGATTATATTCGTCGCCAAACGCTTAAAAACAATGAACGTTACATCATTCCAGAGCTAAAGGAGCACGAAGATAAAGTACTGGGTAGCCAATCAAAAGCATTAGCCCTTGAAAAGCAACTTTACGAGCAGTTATTTGAATTTATTGCCCCGCATATCGAGCAGCTACAAACCATGGCTGCTGTGTTAGCTGATTTAGATGTATTAAATAACTTAGCAGAACGTGCACAAGCACTTAATTACGCTAAACCAACACTTTGCGATAACGACAATATTAGCATTAAGCAAGGCCGCCACCCTGTTGTTGAGCAGGTCATGAAAGACCCGTTTATTGCCAACCCAGTAGAGCTCAATAATGACCGTAAAATGCTAATCATTACTGGTCCAAATATGGGTGGTAAATCAACTTACATGCGCCAAACCGCGCTTATCGTACTAATGGCACATATAGGCTCTTACGTACCGGCAGATAGCGCCGAAATCGGTAACATTGACCGTATATTCACACGTATTGGCGCAAGTGATGATCTGGCATCTGGGCGCTCGACCTTTATGGTTGAGATGACAGAAACAGCCACAATTTTGAATAATGCTACCGCACAATCGTTGGTGCTGATGGATGAAATTGGTCGTGGTACGTCAACCTATGATGGCTTGTCACTCGCTTATGCTACTGCAGACTATTTAGCCTCAAAGATTGCAGCTAAAACCCTATTTGCAACTCATTACTTTGAATTAACAGAACTTGCTGAACAGCAACAAGGACTGGTTAATGTGCATTTAGATGCCATTGAGCACAACGACACCATTGCCTTTATGCACACAGTACTTGAAGGGGCTGCAAGTAAGAGCTTTGGCTTGCAAGTTGCTGCACTTGCCGGTGTGCCAAAAGCGGTGATTCAACAAGCAAAACAAAAGCTAAAAATGCTCGAAAATCATCAGCCGGTCACAGCTCCTGTGCAGCAACAGCAAGCACTGGCTTTTGATAATGAGCCATCAGAGCTTGAATTAACTTTACAGCAGCTTGATCCTGACAGCCTCACACCAAGGCAAGCACATCAGCTGTTATATCAGTTAAAAGATTTACTTTAATTACACAATAAAAAAGCTGACGTTACGTCAGCTTTTTTGTGTGTTCTGAACCCGTAGGTTCTATACCCTTGATCAGGTATGCATTGTTGTCAAATTAAGTGAATTGGTCGAACAGGCTATCAGTGCTTAAACCTTCGTGTTGCAAAATATCTTTTAAGCGACGTAATGCTTCCACTTGAATTTGTCTTACACGCTCACGTGTTAAGCCAATTTCACGACCAACATCTTCAAGCGTTGATGGTTCGTAGCCAAGCAAACCAAAGCGGCGTGCTAATACTTCACGTTGTTTTGGGTTTAATTCACCAAGCCAATCAACTATATGCTTGTTGATATCATTATTTTGTACTTCGCCCTCAGGGCCAGAGCCTTTTTCGTCAGCAATAATATCGAGTAAGGCTTTATCGTTCTCACCACCAATTGGTGTATCAACTGAGGTGATTTTTTCGTTTAGACGCAGCATTTTTGTTACGTCTTCAACAGGTTTATCTAAACACTCTGCAATTTCTTCTGCTGTTGGTTCATGGTCTAGCTTTTGCGTTAATTCTCGTGCGGTTCTTAAATAAACGTTCAGCTCTTTAACAACATGAATTGGTAAGCGAATAGTACGGGTTTGATTCATGATGGCACGTTCAATAGTTTGACGAATCCACCAGGTTGCGTAAGTTGAAAAACGGAAACCACGTTCTGGGTCAAATTTTTCAACGGCTCGGATAAGACCAAGATTACCTTCTTCTATTAGATCAAGTAATGCAAGGCCACGATTGTTATAGCGACGAGCAATTTTCACCACTAAGCGTAAGTTACTTTCGATCATTCGTTTACGAGAGGCTTCACAGCCTTTCAACGCCTTACGAGCAAAGTATACTTCTTCTTCTGCACTGAGCAGAGGAGAGAAACCAATTTCACCGAGATATAGTTGCGTTGCATCTAAATTCTTGGCGACTTCATCCTTTGCAAAAATATCTTCTTCGTTATCCACTTCCTCTAGTAAATCAGAAGATTCTTCTTCGACTACTGTATCGTCAAATTTATCGTCAATCGTTTCTGTTGTTTTCTCAAGTTTTGCTGTGTGACCCATAAGCGTCCTCCCGAGCAAATATGTGATTGAGCTAAATCACTTTATCAATACCCGTGGCTAAGGTAGATATTTAGCAGGGTTGACTGCTTTTCCTCGATAACGAATTTCAAATCTCAAAGCCGTTACTGAAGAGTCGGAACTGCCAATTTCTGCTATTTTCTGACCCGCCTTTACTTCCTGTTTTTCCTTTACGAGCAACTTGGAGTTGTGTGCGTAAGCACTTAGGTAATCATCATTATGTTTCAAAATAATTAAATTACCGTATCCCCTTAATGCGTTGCCAGCATAAACCACCGTTCCGTGTGCAGCAGCTAAAACAGATGCCCCTTTTTTATTAGCGATTTGTAAACCTTTATAACCATTTTCTTTAGTAGAAAAACGGCGAGTGACCTTACCTTGAGCGGGCCAACTCCATATTACTTTCGTACTAGATTTACTACTTCTTACACTAACTTTTTTGTTGGCTTGTTTTTGAACATACTCTCGTTGTTTTGGCTGATCAAGCTCTTTTTTTAATTTTTTGTTATCTTTTTGTTTCGAAACAGTAGACTTTTTACTCCATTTCGTATATTTTTTCGTCTTTTTTGGTTTTTCCGCTGCTTTTTTGAGCAAAATGCGTTGTCCAGGGTAAATTGTATAAGGTGCTGGAATACGGTTTATTTTTGCCAGAGAACGGAAATCTTTCTGAGCGCTAAACGCAATTGAGTACAACGTATCGCCTTTTTGTACTCGATAACTTGAACCCGTGATAATCACTTTACGGGTAGTGAGATTAATTTGATTATCTAAACTACTGACCGGCGCGGGCGCATTGCGAGAGGAGCAACCAAAGAGCAAAATATTAAGAAACAAAGCAACATAGACTGTTAAATGCTTTCTCACCGTAAAATGCTCCTTGAAATGCTAATTAAAGGTTTTAAGTGCTATCGTAATAAAAAGTATGCAACCACAACTAAAATAACTAAACCCCAGCCAAGTGCTTCAACATATTGACGTAATTTTTGCTCCATTTTAACCCCACCCCATTTCATTAAAGCGGAAACCAAGAAGAATCGTGCACCACGACCAATGGCTGAGGCAATTAAAAAGGGCAAAAAGGCCATCTGCATTAAACCAGCTCCTATCGTAAATACCTTATAGGGGATAGGCGAAAATCCAGCGATAAATACAACCCAAACTCCATAGGTTTCAAACCAACTAAGTGCTAA includes the following:
- a CDS encoding DcaP family trimeric outer membrane transporter translates to MTTTKVTALKTLTASAVLCALTGTAHAATIGNTDITYGGYVKLDAMWSDYSSGIPDGSSVGRDFYVPSTTPVGPDTDNDAVFDMHARQSRFNFGTATKLDNGKTINTKIEIDFLASAPGGNERVTNSYAPRIRQAYVTYDGWLFGQAWSNFQNVGALPETLDFVGPAEGTVFARQAQARYTTGSWSFSIENPESTITTQGGARVATDDAAMPDFTARYTHKADWGELVVTGLARQLTYKKNGIDADESSFGISASGKVNFGQNNLKFMLTQGSGLGRYVGLNVAHGAVLDGDDLDAIDSTSGFIAYQQHWNSQWRSTFLYSFFSADNNSDLFAISGDPTETSQSYSANILYSPVKKLTFGVEYKHAERELESGTDGDMDRLQFSAKYVF
- a CDS encoding TonB-dependent siderophore receptor — protein: MSSTKFLRLSQLSLVTSALLSGHAFAAQEKEQPIEKIAVYGQHHKNYITEEAQSATKLGLTIKETPQSISVVSRALMNDFSLDDLNSVLESTPGVTVEQIETDRTYFKARGFEITNFQVNGMGMPQDNGSIQGTLDTSIFDSVEIVRGANGLMTGAGNPSATVNMVLKRPTYQTQVNASVSYGSWDSKRLELDASTALNENHAVRAVFTKHKAESYLDRYEQDKTIYYLAYEGQLTDSTVVTANYVNQKKDADSPLWGALPLYYSDGSATNFDESTSTASDWSYWNNTTEQLFLSIEQAITNTWFLKASYAHLENEQDSELFYVYKTPDRETGLGLIGYASEYDHKDKHDILDIYATGKFNLFGMEHDLSFGVNQADMDNDDMSLYDNENGFPRMPELGGWDGTAPTPTFDDGLTGADITSRQRSAYISTRIRATDSLSFLAGVSHVNWETEGESYGKAKDKDSDQTVPYYGVVYDINERFSTYASYTETFVPQTERDINGDYLDPITGKSSEIGLKAQLLDDNLFVTFAYFDAKQEGLAIAVPGSQPDDTRYYGADGINSDGFEIEMSGRLSDTLSASFSYSNLNIDGDELVKDYTPENQVKLALTQKVPQIDGLTFGLNYQWQDDTQRVQPTQPSGVVPVTKQDAYGLLNLMATYDINDNVSVNFNINNVTNEKYLHSLFWEQGYYGAPRGYAMSLNWQL
- the recA gene encoding recombinase RecA, giving the protein MNDNKQKALDAALSQIERQFGKGSIMKLGDNKALDIEAISTGSLGIDIALGIGGLPTGRIVEVYGPESSGKTTLTLQVIAQAQKQGKTCAFVDAEHALDPVYAQKLGVNIDELLVSQPDTGEQALEICDMLVRSSAVDVVIVDSVAALTPKAEIEGDMGDSHMGLQARLMSQALRKLTGNIKRSNTLCIFINQIRMKIGVMFGNPETTTGGNALKFYASVRLDIRRIGSVKEGDEVVGNETRVKIVKNKVAPPFKQAEFIIMYGEGISKHGELIDLGVKHKLVEKSGAWYSYNGNKVGQGKANSIKFLKDNPEIADEIEGKLREMLLLQATVQPEDGEDAGLIAEDEL
- a CDS encoding CinA family protein yields the protein MELHQEIKTLAAKLGAILTDKRLWITTAESCTGGGVSYALTDTPGSSNYIDRAFVTYSNQAKHELLGVNEQTLNTYGAVSEQTVLEMAPGAAKAAKADIAIAVSGIAGPGGATLDKPVGLVWFCIHFAGKNYSSKQVFSGNRANVREQAIVYAIEKVIELIKSEN
- the mutS gene encoding DNA mismatch repair protein MutS, yielding MSFDLYAPHTIKQQTPMMQQYLKIKAEHRDILLFYRMGDFYELFFDDAKRAAQLLDISQTHRGKAGGAPIPMAGVPYHAVENYLARLVQMGESVAICEQIGDPATSKGPVERKVVRIVTPGTISDEALLQERQDNLLTSVWQSNKGVYGIAYLDINSGRFNILEVNTDEAFSSTLQRLAPAELLYSETFANVHLIEHIKGARRRPEWEFDLDTAQHLLCDQFGTKDLVGFGVDKAHNALIAAGCLMQYVKDTQRIALPHIRAITLEQNEHAVILDAATRKNLELTVNLSGGYENTLAQVLDRTATAMGSRLLKRRIHTPVRSKTELNSRLNAISAIIDAQLCGELQESLKQIGDIERVIARLALCTARPRDLTRLRSALQALAPLHELLMDANNPRISQIIANSQQLPELQDLLERAVIETPPVLIRDGGVIAPGYNSELDEWRALSQGATDILEKLEERERERTGISTLKIGYNKVHGFFIEVSRANSHLVPADYIRRQTLKNNERYIIPELKEHEDKVLGSQSKALALEKQLYEQLFEFIAPHIEQLQTMAAVLADLDVLNNLAERAQALNYAKPTLCDNDNISIKQGRHPVVEQVMKDPFIANPVELNNDRKMLIITGPNMGGKSTYMRQTALIVLMAHIGSYVPADSAEIGNIDRIFTRIGASDDLASGRSTFMVEMTETATILNNATAQSLVLMDEIGRGTSTYDGLSLAYATADYLASKIAAKTLFATHYFELTELAEQQQGLVNVHLDAIEHNDTIAFMHTVLEGAASKSFGLQVAALAGVPKAVIQQAKQKLKMLENHQPVTAPVQQQQALAFDNEPSELELTLQQLDPDSLTPRQAHQLLYQLKDLL
- the rpoS gene encoding RNA polymerase sigma factor RpoS; translated protein: MGHTAKLEKTTETIDDKFDDTVVEEESSDLLEEVDNEEDIFAKDEVAKNLDATQLYLGEIGFSPLLSAEEEVYFARKALKGCEASRKRMIESNLRLVVKIARRYNNRGLALLDLIEEGNLGLIRAVEKFDPERGFRFSTYATWWIRQTIERAIMNQTRTIRLPIHVVKELNVYLRTARELTQKLDHEPTAEEIAECLDKPVEDVTKMLRLNEKITSVDTPIGGENDKALLDIIADEKGSGPEGEVQNNDINKHIVDWLGELNPKQREVLARRFGLLGYEPSTLEDVGREIGLTRERVRQIQVEALRRLKDILQHEGLSTDSLFDQFT
- a CDS encoding peptidoglycan DD-metalloendopeptidase family protein; protein product: MRKHLTVYVALFLNILLFGCSSRNAPAPVSSLDNQINLTTRKVIITGSSYRVQKGDTLYSIAFSAQKDFRSLAKINRIPAPYTIYPGQRILLKKAAEKPKKTKKYTKWSKKSTVSKQKDNKKLKKELDQPKQREYVQKQANKKVSVRSSKSSTKVIWSWPAQGKVTRRFSTKENGYKGLQIANKKGASVLAAAHGTVVYAGNALRGYGNLIILKHNDDYLSAYAHNSKLLVKEKQEVKAGQKIAEIGSSDSSVTALRFEIRYRGKAVNPAKYLP